GTCCTCTCCAAAGCTCTCTCCAAGCCGGACTCCCAGCTGGATCAGGAATGCAAAGATATTCTCCAAGCAGGTTTGTAGCAGGAGCAGAATTTTCAGTGTGCATGGAGATAGCAAACAGGCATATTTAGGGCATTGAGGACATTGTTGATACAGCACTCTTagactcaaaaaaaaaaaactaccagTTGGTGTTATAAATATAGTTATGCCACTTCAGGAAGAGACATATATAGttgcttttaatttaatttgaccAAAAGGCTGAAGTCCAGTGATAAAGTAATCACAACTAGCTATAATAAGTGAATCGTTATTCctcttttggtctttttatgtTGTTCTGCATTAGGGGTTAAACATGCTCCAGTGGACAAGAAGAGTGCCGAGGGAATGGTAACGGaggtggtcaaaggtcaccccGAGGAGCCTCCAAAGGGAGCGGACGTGAAAGACATCGAGGCTCTCCTGAAGTCcgtgggggaaaaaagagagatccCGGAGGACGAGCGCAGCCAAGAATCCTGGAGTCTGGGTGACGAGAAGGAGAAGAGACACGAGaacgcagaggaagaggaagaggagcgtgagaagaggagctggaggcctGGAAGACACCACCAAAGAAAACATAAACGAGACGAGGAACCCTTcggagaggagagggatgagCCAGAGGAAGAGCGTAGCCAGGAGTACTGGGATGTGGACAAAAGGCATGGGaacgaggaagaagaggagagataCAAGCGCGTATGGAAGCCCACACACCGCTACCACCACAAGAAAAAGCTCCACAAACGTGGTGATGAAGAacaggaggatggagaggatgacTATCGCAGCCAGGAATATTGGGGACccgaggaagagagagagaaaagagagtggAGGGCCGGCAGGTACCACCAGAGGAGATCTAAACGTGATGAAGAGCTCTCAGAGGAAGCACGCGAAGAGCCCGATGAAGAGCGCAGCCAGGAATACTGGGACTTTGACATCggaagagacaagagagacTGGAGGGCGGGCAGGCACCACCAGAGGAAACACAAGCGGGATGAAGAGCTCTCCACAGAGGCACGAGAGGAGCCTGATGAAGAGCGCAGCCAGGAATCATGGGGTCTTGATGgtgagagagacaagagagactGGAAGGCCGGCAGGTACCACCAGAGGAGACACAAGCGTGACGAGGAGCTCTCTGAGGAAGCAAGGGAAGAACCTGATGAAGAGCGCAGCCAGGAATACTGGGACTTTGATACCggaagagacaagagagacTGGAGGGCGGGCAGGTTCCACCAGAGGAAACACAAACGGGATGAGGAGCTCTCAACAGAGGCACGAGAGGAGCCTGATGAAGAGCGCAGCCAGGAATCATGGGGTCTTGATGgtgagagagacaagagagactGGAGGGCCGGCAGGTACCACCAGAGGAAACACAAACGTGATGAGGAGCTCTCGAACGAAGCACGAGAGGAGCCTGAGGAGGAACGCAGCCAGGAGTCCTGGGACTTCGACAAAAGAAAcgggaaagaggagggaggagtagAAAAGCGCATTTGGAAACCAACACATCGCTACCATCATAAAAAGAAACTCCACAAGCGTGGAGGAGGCtcatcagaggaagaggaggaacagaggggtgATTCAGAGGACTATGAGGCGGCGGCAAAGGACAAGGACGAAGCTCTGAGGTACTCATATCTTTCATCGCACCTAACGGCATCTGCTCTTTAATTCTGCAACAGTTCAACAGGGATCAAAATAAAATTTGGCACAAAAAATTAACAAAGCCTTtaagcagtgtttgtgtttttcagatatCTGGCAGAGAAGCGCAATCCCTGGATTTTCAGAGGCTACTACCATCCTGCATGGTATAAAAGGGATTCAGATGAGCATGCTGCTGCCTCAAACAAGGTAGGCATTGTGTGCAAACAGAAATAATACAGATGGAAATTGTTTGTATAGAGACTTTAAGACTACACCTAAGCATGCAGAAAATGTCTTTGGGTAATTTCATACATGTTCTTAGCTTTTTCAACCTTTTGGCATGTGATGTTAAATAGTCTTGACCACTAAATAATGCTTCTTCATCCATTTTGGTTCATTATTCCAGCCTGTATGGTACAGTTTAGAAATAATCTACCTTTTAATGTGTTCAGATGGATGAACTGACCAAGTTGCTGAGCTTTAAGATAAACCAGCTGGCCAATCACTCGAATCAGGAGGAAGCAAAGAGGAGCACACACCAGAGAGCACTTACTGCGCAGGAGGTAAAAACTGCTTTACGACTGATGTGAGGATGCATTTGCTGTCACGTTCACTTTGTTGAACCTTTAACTAGACCACTGAAGTCTAGAAAACAGGCTTCATGGTAATCTATGGTGCATGTTATGTACGGTACAGATAACAGGTAACATGCTGTGCAACACACGTATGTAGCAGCCACGAAttaggaaaagaaaatgtcaacTTAAAAGTTCATGCAAAtgttaaaaactacagtttAAGTCCAGGAATCTACCCTGAAAGACCATTAAAGATAGATACATTTCTAACATGTTTTAAATCAGCTGTGATTCATAATGTGAAAACATTCCCCCCTCATATATTCAGCTGACCCAGTAAAACCATGGAGCACAACAAGCACCACTGTTGCACTGGGGGGAAAAGCAGCCATGCTCATTATGGAAATCTCTCGTCTACATGGAGATGTCAGGATTTAGCCCTCAGAACCACATAGCATCAGTGAATATGCATTTGTGCAAATGCACATCAAGAACTCTCCCTCGTGAGCATGTCCCAAACGCatgcaggaaaaataaaaccagcatATTCATGGCCAGTGACTCGTTTCAAAACTCCGGCATACTTGTAACATCATTGTCATTAGCTTGATTCTTCTTTACAGCAATGTGTTTTCAGCACCCGCTCTCtgccccccctttttttctatttgcacTTTCCACACCACATGTTTATGGCCGCTGCAGTAATCACATCAGGAACCTCATGATTATGGCCTCCCTGGGCAATCTAAGTCATAATAAGCAAGAGAGCCAGAGCCTGTAGAGACGTCCCTATCTTGTCATActttgaagcagaaaaacaaatcagggAGAGGGAGGTCCACTTATTTCTCAGCTCTAAGTCACCACAACTCAATGGACAGTGAGGGAAGATTTTACCGAGATTACTGGTTCAgaatattttgcacattttggaGCAaacatgggggaaaaaaactaatCTATGATAATTTAACTAATTTAATTGCTGATGTACAAATGCTTCCTATTTTTCAGGAGAAAGAGCTGGAAAACCTAGCGGCGATGGACATGGAGCTTCAGAAAATTGCCGCCAAATTGCATGACAACAGTGCATAATCCAGGATGGAATGCATTTAATTTCACTATCAGTGGATAaaagctgctgtctgactgtgtgtctgccaATTTAGTGTGCTTACAGtgttgaaaaagacaaaaaaaaaaaagaagagaaacaccCTGGAGCCTTGCCAAGAACATTTTAACAACTTGTTTATCATtgtatttgtgatattttaacATTATCAAATTATTAGCATGGGAATGGTTTtgatgtttatatatatatagatatatatatagtaagAGAAACAACATATCAgacaaattattaaaataattgtgTTCTGAAGAGTTTGTTCAGTCTGCACTCAATAAAAGGAGTTATTCTGGGACCAAACATCTCTCTCAAATTATTTCtcgataaaatgaaaaaagtgtgTTCACACACCAGGCTCTCTTATAGTGCTTTTTAATTCTGTGCAGATACAGATCAAACCCACAGTGAAGCTGCATTAGCAACTGGATCATTTAACAAATGGCACTTTCTGCAGGgctaacaaaataaaaaaaagttataacCTAGAAGCTGGAGAGCGTTAAGTGGAACAAAAACCTGGTCTCGAGGCAtaagacacacatacactgagcTCATACAGCCTAAACTGAGTTTACTCCTCGGCGTTACGCCTTCATTTGCACTGATCTGAATACACAAGACAGGAGGAAGTGTTCTGATGAATGCAAACCAGACACTCTGTCTCCCTGATTCCAGATGTGTCAAATCAGTTCAGCGGAAAGAGAAGTCACGGCTGTAGGAAAATCCCTGCGTGCCATTGGAAATGTGCCCTCAAAAGATCTGATGCTTCTGTATTTGCTTATCCTTCAGTGTCTGTGAGTTTCAGCCTCTTTGGAGCTGGTTCCTCAGCTCGCTGGGAGCCTGCAGGTTTGGAGCGGTCCATGGCAACCGTTGTTCCTGAGAGGAGGTAGCCCCCGCCCCCGCTCATCAGTAGCAAGGGATGTGTCCTGTTAGGCAACACCTAGTGACACGATGCAGAAATACAGTCAGGAGGCATTCATTCTATAGCAAGGGCTGCTGGAAATAACACTTTGGTCCTGAGGGGAgtatgcaaacacattttcagccaGTTGCtgtattatatacatatatacagctCTGAAGGAAgcacaaaatatgaaaacataaataaGAATTACTTAGGGCTATTAGgggattgacagaaaattattcTTGATAATTGATTTAATGGTTCAAGGcatgtaaaaatgacattaaatttgctggctccagcttctccaCAAGTTATCACCTTATAAAACTTACATGGCACACATATTGGCAAAAACTTGTCTTGTCACATTAGCATTACTACGGAACCATGTTTGTGCCAAACTTATATTCACCtcacttttagctctgttttacTCTCCAACTCCTAAACAATATgcggctcttcagctgctaaatgcttcacttttcaccagctagttgctgcTGAATgggtagtgtacagtgtgtttttttgctgaaaacagccccctgacacacctgaacaccaaCGCTCATGACAGATTGTAATTTCGATTGAAATTTTACCTGGTAATGTCTGAGCCAGGTGTCTGTGAGTCTGAGGTTGACCGTGCCGCCATGTTCCTTGAGTTTTGTGTAGCATTCGATAAGAGGCTGCAGAGATGAAAAGGTAGCATTAAGAGGAGGCCTGCAGAGTCAATGggttgaaacacacacacacacacacactcacacacagtgatcTTTTTAGCAGCATAAGCACAACAGAAGTAATGAGTGCTGGGACGTGATAGGCATTGTAACTCCTTGGCAGTGACATGGATGTCCGCTGCAGTAATGCAATAAGGACGTTTCCCCACTGGAACTCTAAGCAATAAAAACCTTTGTGCTGTGGCAGCTAATGAGCCAGCTTTCTCAGATAACTAATAATCCTTATTCAGTGGGAGACATCAACAGTGTTGTTGTGGTTCACGGAAACACCACAAGACATCGTGATCTTACCTCTTTGTGTTGGGAGTAGACTACAAAAGGtctggagggggagaggaaTTTGATCAGGCCCATAAGGACTGGACACGGGTGAAAGCGACTGGCTATTACCAACCTGCACGTGGGAAACAAAGAGATGATCAAGCAAACCTGTCCAGTATGACGTATACTGTAAACCGCACACTTTGTTATTGGAAATGCGTAGGTAGGTAGGTAGCTTATCAGTGCTGCGTGTGAGTTACGACCGGAGGGCTTATGGATTTAGCGCCACTTGTAGACACGCATTTCACACTTTATGTAGCCGGATGAGAGTCAGTAAAAAAAGAGGTTGATTTAGGAGAGACTGGAAAATTGTGCTCTGAGGTGCTGTGTATGATCTAGCTGCTATGATGTGGAGAAGACTGAGAGGAAAGTCAATAGGTTAACCAGATCAATACTTATATTTCTCGCTCAGATGTCACCCTCACAGCACTTCATCCatcaattacaaaaaaaagctaTAAAGCAAGTTCTTCATTTCATATGACAGGAAACTGCAAAGCAATCACTTTGTTCACCTTGTAAGGGCACCCTGTGAGAACCATTGTGTGCGAGCTCAGAGGAAGGCAAAGGATTTATCGTGATTTTATGGACATACTTAACGATACTTAAATCATTCATCAGCTGTTCATCTCTGGGGATCCATTTTAACAACTGTTGTTTACAACATGGTGCTATCCAGGACTGATCACgcagaggtggaagaggaagagggggatgCTGAAAAGAGCACAGTTgtgcaaagaaagagaaattaaatcTGGCACCAACCCGTCAGCATTCCTGCCTTCCAGcagggaagcagcagcagccagcttCTTCcgtttctcctcctgcttcacctTTTTTTCCTGagcctaaaaaaaacaaaaaaaaaaacaacatgaagtCAGGAAAttgattttccattttcaatcaGATCCATTTTTGATGTCTTTTTTCAACATACAGGCTGGTTTCTGTTACTCAAAAACATAAAGGCGTGACAGCAACACAAAAATGAAGGATGTCCTAAGTGGGATTAGTGATCAGTGGGCATACTTTGGCTTCTTTGcgtttctccttctcttctttctcccgGTCATGGCTACCGTCAGCGCCACTGTTTGTCTCCATGCTCTGTTCCTGTGGATTGCCCTGCTGTTCAGCCTCAGGCTGCTTttgctcctcctctgcagccacgCTGGCCTGCTTTGAAGCTGTAATGTTGGAGGAGATAATCTTTGTCAGAGAGATGTCacagattttcatttttgtgtttctgaatagatacattgttttattttctagaTTCTAAGTCTATTTGTAGTTTTCAAAAAAGGTATAAAACAATGATAAAGTGACCGTCATAGGAAACACATACAAACGTTTTCTTCGGCATTTCAGCACTAGCTTGTAGCTTCTCTGTTTGATCTAAAAACAACAAGGCTATAAACATCTTGGGGagatttatttataaaaatgtagGCTCTACCAGCACTGGGATCTTTGGCAGTGGTGTCCAGAGTGCCTGCCAGCAGAGCATTGACATGGCAGATGGGAAAGTCATGCAGCATATCGTGAAAATGTGCAGGGAAGCCAAAGCTCTCCACGCCCGCCCGAACGGGCTCACCTCCTGGGTACATTTGGATCACAGAGCCATAGCCtggatgaggggaaaaaaagagaaggtaATTATACAAAGGCCAGacaaagtaaagacagaaaatacattcTTTGTAGAGACAATAATTTGGTTAAACATAAAAACGCCATAGAAAAGTTCACATACCGCCCATTCTTTCCATGACGGCTCCCAGCACGAGGCCAGCACAAGTCTCAAACACCAGAACTTTACTGCCAGCGTGAATGTTTCCCAGAGTCAACATCTGGGCAAGTGTATCATACCGCAGGTggctgcatcacacacacaaaaaaaaaacaacacacacattcatctctTTCTGCTCTATAAAAAGACAAGTTTCTCACGCACCGTTAATCCATGTGCTGACTCACCAGATCTTCCCTGGTTCCCGGCCATGGTACATCATAGCCAGGATGCGACAGGATGGTTTTAGAATCGTCACAGTGTTTTCATACCTAGGAGAGCACAGGATGGGAACAACTGATAACCCTAATTACAACACAATGTATTAATTTAAGTCTGAAACAAATTGTGGTTGTATCATCAGAAGTGActcacttcctctttttcttcttgatgTACTTATCCTGGGCATATTCAGTCTTATCTTTGAATGTTGAGCTGTTCTCTATAAGCTGctgaatgatttcctgtggaacacacacacacacacacacactgtctctaGTCTCGCCTTGGTTACACGTCAACATTTTATCTACCAATTTAAAAGATAAGGTTCCCACGAcaagacaaaaaacagcaatatgTTGGCCCATCTCTCAATAATTTCCCTCTTCCCTACTCTGCCTGTGGCACTCAAGCCTCAAGCCCACTGGTTCCTTAAGATCCttaagatgtaaatctttaCCAATGGGTCACAAATAttcagcttcattttggaaaaGGTCATTTTTGTAGTTGTTTGCAAAGAGTACTAAAgggtgcatttgttggggactattttcagctgcaggttACAACACCTTTGGTGCACTAGTGTGTAGTAATGGCACCAGGACCGCGTATATGAATTGACTCAATTTAAACTATGGTTTTCAGGGTCATTACAATAAAGaaacatacatttcatttcaagattAGTCATTTTACAACTCGGTCTTAAAGAATATTCTGTCTCCTCCTGAAATATGCAACACAAAGAGTTCACCTCTTAAAGCATAACTCAagttcttcatcatcatccagtCAAAGGAAATCAAcaaaaaatgtctgtaatgCAAGATTACTGATGTACCTGACCCTTCAGACCTTGCTCTTTCAACGTCTCAATGTCATCTCTGGTCAGTTTCTGTGATTTTCCATCGTCTACAATGTTCCTGTTGTCTCTGCCGGCCTCTTTTGCATCTGTGAAGACATCATTTAGAGATTACTaagggtgaaaatgaaagaGTGACAAGCTGCCAGTATTCTCACACATGTCCATACATGTCATCATTCATCGCGCATTAAAATGCCACTGGAGGCATAAAGAGTGCCAGTAGTCATGCGTGACTGGTGATGAACAGCAGGTTACACACCGGTGGAGCTCTCTGCGTCCTTGGGCTTCTTTGGCTGCAGGATCCCTCCAGACACGATCTCAAAAGCAGTGCTGTACAAGTGTCCCACAGCTTTATCCAGGAAGAACCACTGCTTCTCAAAAATCACCTTCCTGTGAGtacacaacacagacaaagtATGAAAAGGCATCTTTATAGCCCTCAGGGCGGCGTTACAAGTTGTTACAGGTGCTGTGATATCTCCTGCTGGCCTCATTCGTATTTGTACATTGTGTAACATCAAGTGCCCGGAGACTTGTTGATGTGAAAATAGCTATAGATTTCAAATTACAGGTAATTATCTACAAGTGATGAGTTGTCGGTTTTGGTTTAGCTAGCAGCGGTTTGTGCCTCTCATGTAATTATAAGGAACGACGGGCACAAACTTGGCTAACGTGGTGGTTTTGTTTTACTTACTTCTTCGATTGAATTTGCACGGCTTTGAAAATATCTCCTCGTTTCAACACAACGTAGTCCCCCTCTTGAATTGTGTACTCGCTATCATCGTCTCTGTTATCCGCCATAATGAGGCAGATTACCCGGCTCTCCGGTCAGTTGAGAGCTGTAGGTCACCTTCAGAGAGTTATACGGAGTCACTGCTGACAAGGCACGGCTAAAAAAAGGCACTAAATGACCCTGAAGTGAAAGCAAAACACGACAATTTACTATCCCCACGTGTTAGCTTGCATTTCCCTAGCCTCTCAGGGCGACTGGACGATTGCAGATTGAAGCCAGTTCCCTGCTTCACCATCGtcctctgtgattggctggattTGCAACGCTGAGCTTGTTAGCCAATAGGAGCGAAGTGCGATGACTGGGTTAAAATGTAGATTTCAGAATAATCGATGAACTCGGATTTATGGTTAGATATATCTACGAGAGGGAGGGGGCGCTAAAAACGGGGAGTTGAACTTTCCTAATTAAAAAACCTACAAAGCATTTACTATTAATATCAATAAAGATGGTGTGCATTTATTCTGCCCAGATAGTGTTAAATCATATTGATTTGATTATCAAGTTGAGATTATTTACTTTTAGGTTGCAGTATATTTTCCTGAATGCTGTTAAATAGCTGATACTGCTGGATTGCACTTCAACACATTAAACAGTTTACAGGATGAAAACATAGCAGTTGTGAGACCATTGCATTTAATTTCCCACCATGGGGCCACAGTCTGGTGTTTTATAACTGCTTTTAAACTGTGTGCCAACTCCACCTGCCCACCACTAGTGTACAGCAGTGTAGACGTGAGGCAGCtgaaagagcaagagagagcagcCTACACTGCACAAGGGATATCATGATTTGGTTGAATTAAAATATAAGAATGCAACCTGGCGGAGACTTAAGTCACGTGCAAGTCTCAAGTAATTTTCTACCACAATAAGACATTAAGTCATCGTAATTTTCATGCAAGTTTTATTAAAGTTACATTAAGCTTCTAGACTGCCACTCAGTGGAGAGCAGTTTTTACTCAGAATTTAAGAATATTTCAATTGGTTGTGTGCTCCCATGTGGAGCAGAAGTCAAGTGAAATGCAGCTGATCTGAAATAGGTTTCTCAGGACAATGAGTGTCTCTGAGTATTTTCTGATGCTTTCAATGTTTCTGAAAGCAGGTTGTAAATCACATTGTTGATGAGGTCCATGAGTTTAAGACATCTTCAGAACTTCTTAGAATGTGCAGCCGCAGTTAGCAGTGAGGATTTGGCTGTATATGCATTACATACAACTATTAAATAAGGTtcaggttccaggtttgaatccagatctttctgtgtggagtttgcatgttcccTGTGCTTGTTGCATGCTCACCCCATGCAAACTCTAAATAGAAAGATCTGGAgttttttcctcccacagtccaaagacatgcaggttaggttaattggtcaccctgtgattgactggtgaccagtccagggtgtaccccacctctcggccgaagtcagctgggaccctgaaggataagcggtatagatgatggatggctGGATTTCCTTGCCACATTAACAGAGAAAATGCACGTGTACAGATATCCACcataaattctgttttttttaagcacaGAATATAAGTTACATTTCAGCACAGTAAGCAACAGTGGTCATTAGAGTCTATGATGAATTTAACCTTCAGCATAAATACTCTGTAGCAGTAGTGTAAAAATAAAGTCAAGTTTGTGTTTCAGCAAATGAACAAATCTGAAACAAGTTGTGAAGTATAAAAACACACCCTTTTAATGAAAATTTCCTGTTTGAAACAAGGGGATCtcttcaccaaaaaaaaaaactactttattCTTACAATTGTCAAAATAATCCAAGTTTTGAGAGAGTGACAAATCTTGACAACATATTTACATCAACATCATAATTTTTCTAGTGCAGGATACATCAAAATtaaatgtctctgtctgtgatACAGTATTCCATTTTCTTTGGCAGTGATTTCTTTCGTATTCGGGATGTCCACTGCTACAGCAGATGAACTCTACTTTCACATTGTAACCTATGTACCTGAACAACAGATGCAGTATAAGAAACACAGGCTTGTATCTTTGCTCATTCTTGGCCTCCTGTAAGTTTATGGAACAGGTCTTCGTCTAGCGTTTCATTCTGGTCTTTCGATCGCGTGGAGAGGAAGATGTAACCGCCAATGAACTCATGAACCACCTTGCAGTCGCAGCTCAAACAGCAGAAGGCTATTGACACATTCTGGTCGAACTCTATGGTCACCTGGAATCACATAAAAAGGATTCATGCCTCTGAAGTAACACTGCCTGTGGGCAGGTGAAGTCACAGTGTGCGGCACGATGATCCCTCACCTGTCTTATCTCCCAGTTAACGTTCCACTGCTTCATGTTGGCAAACCTCCATGTGGTGACAGGCAGACCAGAGGACATGTCGATGCGAATCATACGGTTGTATGAGATCCCCAGAATCTCATCCTTCTTACTGCCTTTGAATCTGAATCACAAATAAAGGGATAATCCCTCAAAATATCATTCAGAAATGACGCTTAGATATTAAAATATGTCACATACCTAAATATATACACTGTACCTGACAATGTAGTAGTTGATACCAAACTCTGGAAGCGACTGCCAGGCCTGGATAAACCGCATCTTGGCTTCCATTAGGGAAAGTCTTGCTATGTTCTGATGGGCCTCCAGGATGCGTGCAGTTAGCTTGAAACAATCACCAGAGGCAGATTTAATACATTTATCATAACAGTGACATAATGCTGATGGTAAACTCATGTGTATTGTATGTAACCCTTAATCAGACCTGTTTGGTCTTGTGCTTCTTGCTGTAGCGTGGGGAAACAAAACATTCAGCGTTCATCTCCATAGCGTCGAGGTCAGGAGCTGCCTGCCCAGGAGGGGGCGCCAGGCTCTTCATTTGCAGAAACGACTGGATGTTCCTCACTTCTGACTTGTAGGAGCTGTAGGCCATTGTTTTGCCCTTGGAGGCCAGGATGCATGCAGCTTTCCACTTCGCGTATTGTGTTTCCTGCA
Above is a genomic segment from Pempheris klunzingeri isolate RE-2024b chromosome 18, fPemKlu1.hap1, whole genome shotgun sequence containing:
- the chgb gene encoding secretogranin-1 produces the protein MSPLLPLSEGLLGSILQSSRRPVSAALSSHHGEDEKNLGLPVGKEGQREDVVTRCLVEVLSKALSKPDSQLDQECKDILQAGVKHAPVDKKSAEGMVTEVVKGHPEEPPKGADVKDIEALLKSVGEKREIPEDERSQESWSLGDEKEKRHENAEEEEEEREKRSWRPGRHHQRKHKRDEEPFGEERDEPEEERSQEYWDVDKRHGNEEEEERYKRVWKPTHRYHHKKKLHKRGDEEQEDGEDDYRSQEYWGPEEEREKREWRAGRYHQRRSKRDEELSEEAREEPDEERSQEYWDFDIGRDKRDWRAGRHHQRKHKRDEELSTEAREEPDEERSQESWGLDGERDKRDWKAGRYHQRRHKRDEELSEEAREEPDEERSQEYWDFDTGRDKRDWRAGRFHQRKHKRDEELSTEAREEPDEERSQESWGLDGERDKRDWRAGRYHQRKHKRDEELSNEAREEPEEERSQESWDFDKRNGKEEGGVEKRIWKPTHRYHHKKKLHKRGGGSSEEEEEQRGDSEDYEAAAKDKDEALRYLAEKRNPWIFRGYYHPAWYKRDSDEHAAASNKMDELTKLLSFKINQLANHSNQEEAKRSTHQRALTAQEEKELENLAAMDMELQKIAAKLHDNSA
- the trmt6 gene encoding tRNA (adenine(58)-N(1))-methyltransferase non-catalytic subunit TRM6; its protein translation is MADNRDDDSEYTIQEGDYVVLKRGDIFKAVQIQSKKKVIFEKQWFFLDKAVGHLYSTAFEIVSGGILQPKKPKDAESSTDAKEAGRDNRNIVDDGKSQKLTRDDIETLKEQGLKGQEIIQQLIENSSTFKDKTEYAQDKYIKKKKRKYENTVTILKPSCRILAMMYHGREPGKICHLRYDTLAQMLTLGNIHAGSKVLVFETCAGLVLGAVMERMGGYGSVIQMYPGGEPVRAGVESFGFPAHFHDMLHDFPICHVNALLAGTLDTTAKDPSAASKQASVAAEEEQKQPEAEQQGNPQEQSMETNSGADGSHDREKEEKEKRKEAKAQEKKVKQEEKRKKLAAAASLLEGRNADGLVIASRFHPCPVLMGLIKFLSPSRPFVVYSQHKEPLIECYTKLKEHGGTVNLRLTDTWLRHYQVLPNRTHPLLLMSGGGGYLLSGTTVAMDRSKPAGSQRAEEPAPKRLKLTDTEG